A stretch of Candidatus Eisenbacteria bacterium DNA encodes these proteins:
- a CDS encoding adenosylhomocysteinase, with product MRTETDGKFKVKDLSLAGDGMKKIEWAESRMPVLMHLRRRYEKEKPLKGARIAGCLHVTKETAVLVRTLVAAGAEVAWSGCNPLSTQDDVAAALAAEGTRIYAWHGMSVEEFYWCIDRTLDIDPVLTLDDGADLIFTIHNRRMERLGNVWGGTEETTTGVQRLRAMAEDGALGYPVIAVNNAETKWDFDNVYGTGQSTMDGILRATSVLVAGKNVVVAGFGRCGRGCAMRAKGLGANVIVTEVNPIRALQATLEGCRVLPMEEAARVGDLFITATGMKDVLVGPHFDSMKDGAVICNTGHYDCEIRITDLEARARSKREIRRANEEFTLKDGRRIYLLAKGRLVNLAAAEGHPSEVMDMSFANQFLAMKHLVEKRGTLEKKVYDVPKEQDEEIATLKLETMGIRVDRLTEEQVRYRTDYSSGT from the coding sequence ATGCGAACGGAAACCGATGGAAAGTTCAAGGTGAAAGATCTTTCGCTCGCGGGCGATGGGATGAAGAAGATCGAGTGGGCCGAGTCGCGGATGCCGGTTCTCATGCATCTCAGGCGCCGCTACGAAAAGGAGAAGCCGCTGAAGGGGGCCCGCATCGCGGGGTGTCTTCACGTGACGAAGGAGACGGCGGTCCTCGTTCGGACGCTTGTCGCGGCGGGGGCCGAGGTCGCATGGTCCGGGTGCAACCCGCTCTCGACGCAGGACGACGTGGCGGCCGCGCTCGCGGCGGAGGGAACGCGCATCTACGCGTGGCACGGCATGAGCGTGGAAGAGTTCTACTGGTGCATCGACCGCACGCTCGACATCGATCCGGTCCTCACGCTGGACGACGGCGCCGACCTCATCTTCACCATTCACAACCGCCGAATGGAGCGTTTGGGCAACGTGTGGGGAGGAACCGAGGAGACGACGACCGGCGTGCAGCGGCTCCGCGCGATGGCGGAAGACGGCGCGCTCGGCTACCCGGTCATTGCGGTGAACAACGCGGAGACCAAGTGGGATTTCGACAACGTGTACGGAACCGGCCAATCCACGATGGACGGAATCCTCCGGGCGACCTCGGTCCTCGTGGCGGGGAAGAACGTCGTGGTCGCCGGATTCGGACGTTGCGGGAGAGGATGCGCGATGCGGGCGAAAGGCCTCGGGGCGAACGTCATCGTCACCGAGGTGAACCCGATCCGAGCCCTCCAGGCGACGCTCGAGGGATGCCGCGTCCTGCCGATGGAGGAAGCGGCGCGCGTCGGGGATCTCTTCATCACGGCGACCGGGATGAAGGACGTTCTCGTCGGGCCGCACTTCGACTCGATGAAGGACGGCGCGGTGATCTGCAACACCGGGCACTACGACTGCGAGATCCGAATCACCGATCTCGAGGCTCGCGCCCGCTCCAAGAGGGAGATCCGCCGGGCCAACGAGGAGTTCACGCTGAAGGACGGCCGTCGGATCTACCTTCTGGCGAAGGGGCGGCTCGTGAACCTCGCCGCGGCGGAAGGACATCCCTCCGAGGTGATGGACATGAGCTTCGCCAACCAGTTCCTCGCGATGAAGCACCTCGTGGAGAAGAGGGGCACCCTCGAGAAGAAGGTCTACGACGTGCCGAAGGAGCAGGACGAGGAGATCGCCACGCTCAAGCTCGAGACGATGGGGATCCGCGTCGACCGCCTCACGGAGGAGCAGGTCCGCTACCGGACAGACTACTCCTCGGGGACGTAG
- a CDS encoding LptF/LptG family permease: protein MTRLLDRYVGGRYLVSLAFALLAFLAIFVVLDLFEKLDDFLDQGVPLPVVGRYYLFRLPEILLLMLPVGMLLACLVSLGSHARTNEFLAMLAAGVSMRRTLLPVLVLGFTVSLVALAAGEILAPPAAERVHALQDEVIKPGRSRSARVRTNLSFLGDNGRLFRIGRLDVEKGRMENVVVQLLRENALVERIDAERADWENGTWVFRNGYFRRFAEEVLAEAFSFAERAEPGIRETPADFAKIQKNPRQMSYRELKLLIEKVKANGGEVIKEEVDLHMKVSFPFTNFLIVLLGSPLAALLRRGGNAVGFTLALLICFVYYLAIRVGQSLGYNAVFPPLVGAWIPNLLFLAIGAVLFRRLARR from the coding sequence ATGACGCGTCTTCTCGACCGCTATGTCGGCGGACGCTACCTCGTCTCCCTCGCGTTCGCGCTTCTCGCGTTTCTGGCGATCTTCGTTGTCCTCGATCTCTTCGAGAAGCTCGACGACTTCCTTGACCAGGGAGTGCCCCTTCCGGTCGTCGGCCGCTACTATCTCTTCCGTCTTCCAGAGATCCTTCTTCTCATGCTCCCGGTCGGCATGCTCCTCGCGTGTCTCGTCTCCCTCGGATCGCACGCGCGAACCAACGAGTTCCTCGCCATGCTCGCCGCGGGCGTCAGCATGCGGCGGACGCTCCTTCCGGTTCTTGTTCTCGGCTTCACTGTCAGCCTGGTCGCGCTCGCGGCCGGGGAGATCCTCGCCCCACCCGCGGCGGAGCGGGTTCACGCGCTCCAGGACGAGGTGATCAAGCCGGGGAGAAGCCGAAGCGCGCGCGTCCGGACGAACCTCTCGTTTCTCGGCGACAACGGAAGGCTCTTTCGCATCGGGCGGCTCGACGTTGAGAAGGGAAGGATGGAGAACGTCGTCGTTCAGCTTCTCCGCGAAAACGCCCTCGTCGAGAGGATCGACGCCGAGAGGGCCGATTGGGAGAACGGAACCTGGGTGTTCCGGAACGGCTACTTCCGCCGCTTCGCGGAAGAGGTTCTTGCCGAGGCGTTCTCTTTCGCGGAGAGGGCGGAACCCGGAATCCGGGAAACCCCCGCCGACTTCGCCAAGATCCAGAAGAACCCGAGACAGATGAGCTATCGAGAGCTGAAACTCTTGATCGAGAAAGTCAAGGCGAACGGCGGCGAGGTGATCAAGGAGGAGGTGGACCTCCACATGAAGGTCTCCTTCCCGTTCACGAACTTCCTCATCGTTCTCCTCGGAAGCCCGCTTGCCGCCCTGCTTCGGCGCGGGGGAAACGCGGTCGGCTTCACGCTCGCGCTCCTCATCTGCTTCGTCTACTACCTCGCCATCCGGGTCGGCCAATCGCTCGGATACAACGCGGTCTTTCCGCCCCTCGTCGGTGCGTGGATCCCGAACCTCCTCTTCCTCGCGATCGGCGCCGTCCTCTTCCGCAGGCTCGCCCGCCGCTGA